The Micropterus dolomieu isolate WLL.071019.BEF.003 ecotype Adirondacks linkage group LG20, ASM2129224v1, whole genome shotgun sequence genome has a segment encoding these proteins:
- the LOC123958729 gene encoding carbohydrate sulfotransferase 8-like produces MPVACSWHCAPSVNSPIGVKLGSTPRQSRETLSTQDRERGKTDNYQDPRAADSMLSSPIPPMQFPHFEESRQMATPGSREQDIDSLHVSKRHRKLLKTSPPIHHTNKNVSSSFSSSSSLFSVSSSALGSFCSESWKKLFNILEARRQLMKEMCAKYKSSISRTITRHHVKHLFVEDRYKLLYCQVPKAGCSNWKRTLMVLAGQAPNAQSIKHDTVHYGHHLKKLDSFDRQGIMHRLETYTKVMFVREPLERMVSAYRDKFENPNNYYHSLFGKPIISKYRVNASWTALKTGSGVTFKEFVQYLLDVHRPVGMDIHWEQANQLCNPCLIDYDFIGKFENMEEESNFLLRLTGAPPNLTLPSFKDRNPTEKRTSMQITQKYFSQVSLLERQRVYDFYYMDYLMFNYSKPFKDLY; encoded by the exons GCGTGAAGCTCGGAAGCACTCCACGGCAGTCCAGAGAG ACTCTATCAAcgcaagacagagagagaggcaaaaCTGACAATTATCAGGACCCTCGAGCAGCGGACAGCATGTTGTCCAGCCCGATCCCTCCAATGCAGTTCCCACACTTTGAGGAGAGTAGACAGATGGCCACCCCTGGATCTCGGGAGCAGGACATAGACTCCCTTCATGTCTCCAAAAGACACCGCAAACTGCTGAAAACAAGTCCTCCGATCCATCACACCAACAAAAATGTTTCCTCgtccttttcctcttcttcctccttatTCTCAGTTTCCTCCTCTGCCTTAGGTTCTTTTTGCTCTGAGAGCTGGAAAAAGCTCTTCAATATCCTCGAAGCACGGCGGCAACTTATGAAAGAGATGTGTGCTAAGTACAAAAGCAGTATCTCCAGAACCATCACACGTCATCATGTGAAACACCTCTTCGTGGAGGACCGGTACAAGTTGTTGTACTGTCAGGTGCCCAAGGCGGGCTGTTCCAACTGGAAGAGGACCCTGATGGTGCTGGCAGGCCAGGCCCCCAATGCTCAGAGTATTAAACATGACACAGTCCACTATGGCCACCATCTCAAGAAACTTGACAGCTTTGACCGACAGGGAATCATGCACCGTCTGGAGACCTACACCAAAGTCATGTTTGTCCGAGAGCCCTTGGAGAGAATGGTGTCGGCTTACAGGGACAAGTTTGAAAATCCCAACAACTACTACCACTCCCTGTTTGGGAAACCTATCATCTCAAAGTACAGGGTGAACGCGTCCTGGACAGCCCTGAAGACAGGTAGCGGGGTCACTTTCAAGGAGTTTGTCCAGTACTTGCTGGATGTCCACCGGCCCGTGGGAATGGACATCCACTGGGAGCAGGCAAACCAGCTCTGCAACCCCTGTCTCATAGACTATGACTTCATCGGCAAATTTGAGAACATGGAGGAAGAGTCCAACTTTCTTCTGCGATTGACCGGGGCACCACCCAACCTCACTCTGCCCAGTTTTAAAGATAGGAACCCAACTGAGAAGAGGACCTCTATGCAGATCACACAAAAATACTTTTCACAGGTCAGCTTGTTGGAAAGACAGCGAGTCTATGACTTCTATTATATGGACTATCTGATGTTTAACTACTCCAAGCCTTTTAAAGATTTATATTGA